The genome window CCACCCAGGTCTGGTAGTTCTTATCTTCATACTTCAGCGTGATCTTGTAAATACCCGCCGGCAGGTCACCCAGCACAAGGTTTTCGTTGTAATACGGGTCCGGGTTGATCGCGCCGCCGTTGCCATAGGTGCGGGCTACAAGCGTCCTTTTGGGTCGTTCCGCGATGACAGATACATCCGTTTGATTGAGCGTATTTCCTTTTGCATCCATCACGCGCCCAGCCAGCACGCCCCAGCCCTGCGGCGGAGCGATCCACAACTCCGGGTTATACGTGTAAAAGAAGGAATTACCCGGGAAGCGCACTTCAAAATGGACGTGCGGCCCGGTGGTTGCGCCGGTCGAACCGACAAAGCCGATGACCTCCCTCGTTTCCACATGCTGCCCCACGATCACGTTCATCTCGCTCATGTGGGCATAGATCGTATAAAGCTGCTGGTCGTTGTATCCAAAATCATGGCGGATGGCAACCGCCAGTCCGTAGGGGTCGGTCTCATCCCCCGGCGTTTCCCTGAACAGCCCCCAACCCGTCCATACCACTGTGCCCGGTCCGGCCGCCATGATGGGTGTGCCTTCCGGCGAGGGGATGTCTACACCGGTGTGCACGATGGTACGCCCGAAGAACACGCCGCCGTACCGATAATCCGCAACCGGCCAGTTGGTCTGGTCTGCGGCGATGGGACGGACGAAGAAGAAATGATCGTAGGGAGAGATCGCCCAGGGGACAGGGTACAGAGGCGGACGCCAATTCGTGACGGGTTCCGCGCCCGGGGTGGGCAGGCTGAACTGGAACGGCTGCGGCGAAGGAGTCACATGCGCTTCAAACGGGACCTCGGGCTGACCCTC of Anaerolineales bacterium contains these proteins:
- a CDS encoding M23 family metallopeptidase, which produces MNVNRTLPIIFLLILTACSSGISEPTPPILAMAEAEGQPEVPFEAHVTPSPQPFQFSLPTPGAEPVTNWRPPLYPVPWAISPYDHFFFVRPIAADQTNWPVADYRYGGVFFGRTIVHTGVDIPSPEGTPIMAAGPGTVVWTGWGLFRETPGDETDPYGLAVAIRHDFGYNDQQLYTIYAHMSEMNVIVGQHVETREVIGFVGSTGATTGPHVHFEVRFPGNSFFYTYNPELWIAPPQGWGVLAGRVMDAKGNTLNQTDVSVIAERPKRTLVARTYGNGGAINPDPYYNENLVLGDLPAGIYKITLKYEDKNYQTWVEVFPGQVAFFTFRGEKGFSTERPPVPTLDFLPPTAVPQP